The region CGGTCTCTACGCGGGAGGTGGGTCGGAAGATGTCCGAAAGCTCCTGGCTATGCACGCCGGAGAGCCCGGGCTCGAGCGCCAGGAAGCGGGGGCGGCGCGACACGAGCATCGCCGTGGCGCCTCCTCCCATGATGAACTCAGGCACTTCCCCGTGGTGATTGCGGCTTTGATCGGTGGTGACGACCAGGGCCGCGGCGTCCTCCTCGGGCCACTGCGAGAGCCAGCCCGCCGCTAGCTCGAGGGCGCTCGTCCCGGCGTAGCAGGCCACCTTCAGCTCCGCCAGGCGAACCTCGTCCGGCAGCCGGAGGTACCGGTGCAGCCAGGTGGCGATCGCCTTCTCGTAGTCGAGCCCGCTCTCGCTGGCGACGAGGAGGAGCCGCACGCGGGCGCGGTCGTCGGGCCCGAGGACGCGCAGCCCGGCCTCGACCCCCATGGTCACGACATCCTCCCAGGGGGGAGAGACGGTGCGAGCGGTGAGCATCATCTGCCCGCACAGCTCCTCCACGCGGCCACCGCGGGCCTCGACGAGCGCGCGGATGTCGAGCGAGAGCCGACCGGGGTAGCAGCGGAGCTTTTCGATGCCGATGCTCATGGGACCCAGTCCAATCCGCCGGAGACAGGCAGCGTGGCTCCATTGACGTAGCCGGCCTCGGGACTACAGAGGAACAGGATCGTGGCGGTGAGCTCTCGCAGGCTCCCCATGCGCCGGAGGGGACAGTATTGAAGCGCGTACGCGGCTAGCTGCTTGGACAGCTCCTCACGCGTCATGTCGGTGTCGAAGGTCCCGGGGACGACGACGTTGGTCGTGACGCCCTTCGGACCGTACTCCTTGGCGAGAGCTCCTCCCAGGCCGTGCAAACCGGCCTTGCTCGCCGCATAGGCGGCCTGGCCGCTCGCGCCCTGCCACGTGACGGACGAGACGAGGACGATCCTGCCGAAGCGCTGCGCCACCAGCGCGGGAAGGAAGGCCCGGCAGACGAAGTAGCTCCCGGTGAGGTTGGTGTCGATGACCGCCTTCCAGTCCTCGTCGGTGAGTCCGTAGGCGAGCCCATTCAGACTCACGCCGGCGTTGCAGACCACGGCGCGAACCTCCCCGAAATCCGCGAGGACCTGATCGACCACCGTATCCACGCACGCCGAGTCGCGCACGTCGAGTGCGTACGCGGCCACTTTGCGCCCCCCCTGTCGGGCCTCGTCGGCGACGCGCTCCGCCTCCTCGCGGTGCTTGAGGTAGGTGAACGCCACGTCCCAACCGGCACGGGCCGCGTCCCTCACGAGCGCCGCGCCGATGCCGCGCGACCCTCCGGTCACGAACAGGGTCATGTCTCTCCTCGCAAGGCCTCGAGCATGACCGCGCAGAGAATCTCGTTGCTCCGCAGCACCTGGCCTGCGATGCGCACCGTCCACCCGTCGTCCTCGAGCAGCTCGGCGAGGAGGGTGAGGGTATCGCCGGGGCGCGCCGCGCCCACGAACTCGGCACCGTGAACGCGGATCAGCCGCACGCTCGCCGGTCGCTCGGGAAGCGTGCCCCGCGCGAGGGGCTCACCCAAGCAGAGCCCGAGCTGTCCGGCCGCCTCGAGCAAGAGCGCTCCCGGATAGATCGGCTCCTCCGGGAAGTGTCCGGCGAAGATGGGGTCCGCCGGATCGAGCCAGCGGTCGCCGCGAGCCCGCCCGCCCGCCTCGTCGGCGCCCAGGAGGTGGTCGACGAGAAGGAGCGGCGGCCGGTGGGGGAGCAATCGCACAAGCGCATCGCGACCCCAGTCGAGTCGCCGCGGCAGCTCGCCGAAGAGCGGCTCCCGACGGAGGCGGCGGAGCAGCGCTGAAGGCTCAGGCAAGAGCACGGCGTATGCCCTCCATGGCGGCTCGGAAGCCAGCTTCCGGGGCCTCCGGGCCCGCGGGGTCAACGGCGAAGACGGGCAACTCGGGCTTCCATCGGCGCAAGAGCGCGGCCAGCGAGGCCCTCGGGCCAACCTCGAGGAACACCGCTCCGGGATAGCGCGCGAGGACCGCTTCGATCAGCGCCCGCCAGCGAACTGGCTCGAAGACGTGGCGCGCGAGGAGCTCGACGAAGGTGCCCGGACCCGCCTCGTGCACAGCCCCACCCACCACGTTCGACCAATAGGTCGCGATGGGTCTCCAGGGCGTTGCCACGAGGTGGGGGCGCAGCGTCTCGGCCGCGGGAGCGAAGGCGGGCGTGTGCATGGGGATGCGGGACTCGATGAGGTCGCCGTAGACGTAGTGTTCTTCCTCGGCCCGTGCGAGCACTCGCGTGACGGCTTCGCCTTCACCCCCGATGACGACCTGAGTGGGGGAATTGTCGCAGGCGAGCCACGCAGCTTCCCCTTCGAGCAGTCCGTCGAGCACGTCGGCGCCGAGCGGATGGAGCGCGGCCATGACTCCGGGGGGACCGGCGTCGTAGACCGCCCCACGCGCGTCGACCAGGTCGCGGGCGGCGTCCTCCTCGAGCGCGCCGGCTTGCACGAGGTGCGAGTACTCGCCGAGACTGTGGCCCGCGGACGCGGTCGGGACGACCCCATGCCGCGCCACGACGGCGGCCCAGGCGCGCGAAGCGCCGAACACGGCGAGCTGCACGGCGCGATTATCGCCGAGAGCCTCCTCCTGCACGCCACGACCGCAAAGCTCGGTTCGAGCCGCCGCGGCCACGTCCGGCGCGACCGCCGCCAGCCGGGAGAACATCTCCGGGTCCCGCGAGCTCTGGCCCGGAAAGAGAAAGACGAGCGGTCGCGTCACGGGTGTTCCACCTGCTTGGGCCCGTGCACGACAAGGACCTGCCCGCGAACGGCGTCCATGAGGCCCGACGCCAGCGCGACCACCGTGTCGAAGGCAGCCGTCAGCGCTGTTGCGTCGACCGGGCGCACCAGGTTAACCGCTGGCCCGCCGTGAAAGAGAGCTCCGGTCACGTATCGCACCGCCGTATCGACAAGTGCACTCCGCACGCGGGACAGA is a window of Deltaproteobacteria bacterium DNA encoding:
- a CDS encoding SDR family oxidoreductase codes for the protein MTLFVTGGSRGIGAALVRDAARAGWDVAFTYLKHREEAERVADEARQGGRKVAAYALDVRDSACVDTVVDQVLADFGEVRAVVCNAGVSLNGLAYGLTDEDWKAVIDTNLTGSYFVCRAFLPALVAQRFGRIVLVSSVTWQGASGQAAYAASKAGLHGLGGALAKEYGPKGVTTNVVVPGTFDTDMTREELSKQLAAYALQYCPLRRMGSLRELTATILFLCSPEAGYVNGATLPVSGGLDWVP
- a CDS encoding acyltransferase domain-containing protein codes for the protein MTRPLVFLFPGQSSRDPEMFSRLAAVAPDVAAAARTELCGRGVQEEALGDNRAVQLAVFGASRAWAAVVARHGVVPTASAGHSLGEYSHLVQAGALEEDAARDLVDARGAVYDAGPPGVMAALHPLGADVLDGLLEGEAAWLACDNSPTQVVIGGEGEAVTRVLARAEEEHYVYGDLIESRIPMHTPAFAPAAETLRPHLVATPWRPIATYWSNVVGGAVHEAGPGTFVELLARHVFEPVRWRALIEAVLARYPGAVFLEVGPRASLAALLRRWKPELPVFAVDPAGPEAPEAGFRAAMEGIRRALA